Proteins found in one Coffea eugenioides isolate CCC68of chromosome 5, Ceug_1.0, whole genome shotgun sequence genomic segment:
- the LOC113771410 gene encoding UDP-glycosyltransferase 73C4-like: MAEKFEKGKKTSVPNDSYLKWLDSIENNSVMAASVIYHSNNYKKLVLGRKPQVDHSFGSSKNWLIHKKLKNGQNLVPSSIEEFLIHYGWNSTVEGICSRVTMIRCPLFAVQFFTEELVVNVLRTGVRIGVETCTESGEVENILVTRKQVKVTIDKLFDEGEEVEERRNRAKKLSELAKHAVQEGVILTRISNC; this comes from the exons ATGGCAGAGAAGTTTGAAAAGGGTAAGAAAACATCTGTTCCTAATGATAGCTACTTAAAATGGCTTGATTCAATTGAAAACAATTCGGTGATGGCAGCCTCAGTCATCTATCATTCAAACAACTACAAGAAATTGGTTCTAGGTCGGAAGCCTCAGGTCGACCATTCATTTGGATCATCAAAGAATTGGCTTATTCACAAGAAGTTGAAAAATG GTCAAAATCTTGTCCCATCATCCATTGAAGAATTCTTGATTCACTATGGGTGGAATTCGACCGTGGAAGGAATATGTTCTCGAGTAACAATGATAAGATGTCCACTGTTTGCTGTGCAATTTTTCACTGAAGAGTTGGTGGTTAATGTTTTGCGAACTGGTGTTAGGATTGGAGTTGAGACGTGCACGGAATCCGGGGAGGTTGAGAATATTTTGGTGACaagaaaacaagtaaaagttaCAATTGATAAGCTGTTCGATGAAGGAGAAGAGGTAGAGGAAAGGAGAAACAGGGCAAAGAAGCTGAGTGAACTGGCAAAACATGCAGTTCAAGAAGGGGTTATTCTTACAAGAATATCAAATTGTTGA